A region of the Candidatus Methylacidiphilales bacterium genome:
TGAAGCAGATTCAGCGCGATATGCTTTCGGTAGTGCGTGAAATCGAGGTCAGTTGTCAGGATTCAGCATTTGCGCCAGACATTCATGACTTGCGGCAGGAAGCTTTTTAGTCGTAGGACTTATTGTATTCGATGGTGCCGAACAGGCGTGTGACTTTGATTTGTTTGCGCCGTTGCACATATTCGCGAAGCGCATCTTGAATAGCGGCCCGTTTGGATTTGCGCTGTCCCAGTGACACAGCCTCTTTCATCAGAGTTTCATCCAGTTCAACATTGGTGGCCATGTGCAAATTCTCGCACAAAACAACGCACAAACAAGCGATTTTTTCCTGAGATTCCAAATCGGATGCATTGCTGATAACAACCGAAACCGATTTTAAAATCCACCGCTGCCACAGCCGACAGGTCGTGCCTGATGCCTTGAGCTAGTCTGAAGATTTTGCGCAGAGTCAGCCTCTATTTTGTGGATTTGCTTAAAATATAATAAACCGTCTGGATCGTCGAAAATACCAGCCATAACATTACAATAGCTGATGGAAGGAATACATAAATTTTTCGCGGTTTGATGAAAAGGCCGGATATAACGACAGCCAATGAAATAAGCGCAGAAGTTACGCCACTCATTTCGCTAACCCATATTGGCAAACGGACAAACGACCACAGCAACATGATAAGCGATATCAAACCCGTAATTAAAAAAAGCTTCTCGTTCTTATTCATAATAATTATTCATTAAAGACGAAATCTCCGAACGCAAAGCTTTGAGAATATGATGTATCGCTAAAACTAATTGATCCTCCTCCTTCTCCAATCCCCATTCCACTAATAGAACTTGCTTTTAATGCCCACCCGGCATTAATCCTGACTGTTAGTGTTTTTGTATTATCCCCCGTAATTTGAACATTATAGCCGGATGATACGGAATCCTCCGTTTTGTCCAGGTCTCCAGATCTTGTATATGTCAGATTTCCCTCTTTATTGACTTTAATATCTAATGTTAGATTTAGTGCTAGTTGGTCCAGCCCGTCCCCAAGCCATTTCTTTCCTGCACCTGCGATTTCCAAAGTCACAGACCCAGTGTTGCCGCTAGTCGAAGCTGACGATGAACCATTAAAATTACAAAAACCTCCCCACATGCTGAAATCATTAAATTCCTTTGTTTGCGGGTTGTTTGTTGTCAACTCCAGAAGACCAAGCAAATCCATCGCGTATGTTGGCCTATTGGTATATTTGTAATTATTCGCCCCATCGGGGAAGCCGGAGGGATCGGCGGTGGTCCAGCGCTGCAGCTCGGGGTTGTAATTCCGGAACTGGAAACTATACGCGCCCAGCTCGGCCACATAGGGTTTGCCGGTGTAGAAAAAGCCATCAGCTTTCAGCTCCCGGCTGTCAGCGGCTGGCGCTGATGCCTGGGCGGCAGCCTGTTCCTTTTCCACCGCTTTCCAATACTCCGCGCCTTGCGGCGGCAGGCCGGGCAGGTTGTCCGTCACGGGCACAGCGGCCTGTGAGAGGTTCATGACGCCCAATGTAAGCGCCGCGCACGCGGCGAGCAATCCTATTTTTGTTTTCATCCGACAAACTCCAGTTTTGTTGTTTCGTTCCAAGCCCGCAGCCCATCGACCTCTCTGCGCTTCCGGCCCGGGCGCCAACCCGGACCCCGGCGTTACCGCCAGTCGCAGGCATGCTTGTTTCTGCTTGCGCGCCATCGTACTGCTATAACTTTTATCAGGATGCGAACGGATTATCCTCCAGCTTGTGAATATCTCAATTTGACAATCAAGCCGCCTCCGCAAGATACTTAATGCCAATAGGTTGCATTTGCGACAAATAGCGGTTATTCATTGCTATATTACGGTTACGACTTTACAGCAACTGTGCGACTCGCTGGAAACAAGTGTGTTTTGATTTTGAAGCTCTTGAAATGCTGCTTTGAGCGGGAATGAGCGTGGGTTCATGAGAGAAGCACCGAAGGTGCGGCCTATACCAGCCTGGGGCAGCGCCCCAGGAATATGAATCGTGTAAAACCTGAAGCCCTGTAGGGGCGTTCTAACGTATGCCGGCCTCTGGGTCGCTCCTACAGAGCTCGATAAATTTTAGATGCGCCATACCCAGGGTTTCACCCTGGGCTGGTATAGGGCGGGCCTTCGGCCCTTATGAAAAGACATGGAACCTCTAACATTTTATCTTTCAACATCTTGCCGCAACTGTTCATTAGGAGGCCCATCTGGAACACTCGCGACACATGTCGGAGTTGGGACGTGGCGATCCATCTTCGTCCCTGTAACTTCAAATGTGCATGACCGAAACGCTGCCTGATCCTGTGCTGGTGATCGCCGACGCAGATTTTAAAGTCCTCCGCCGCCACAGCCGACAGGTCATGCCCTGCTTGATGCCGTGAGGTAATCTGGCTCTGATTTATTTAGTAGCTTTCAAATTCAATGTGTTAATGCGACAGCGGCCGGGTGGCAGCAGCATGTAACTTCTGCCATCCAGCGTGTATGGCTTCGAAAGCGGCTCATACTCATACAAACTGGTTATCAACTTCATTTTTTCTCCGCCAATCTCAACAACCTCCTCTGTTCTGGCAAAAAATGCCGCGTCCAGGTCCAGCAAGGTTCGCATTTTCAATTCGGAGGCTGGGGCATTAACCAAGCTCCCCATGTTGCGCTGTTCTATTATCAACAGATACGGTGGTCTAAGACTTCCATCCGCCTTGTGCCCAATGAACGAATGGGCCTCAATGGTGCATTCAATTTTGGAATCGAATGGTGATTTTACACAACCAATAAACCCCAACACAAACAAACTCAAAAAGCACATTATGGGATATGGACTATTTATCTTACAAATAAGCATCCTCATGGTGTTATTATTCCTCGGCTTGGCGTTCCCAATTATAGGTTATACTGAAAGAGCCGTCGCGGTATGTATGTGGATTCACCGGAACCAATCGAATTGTGCCA
Encoded here:
- a CDS encoding type II toxin-antitoxin system VapB family antitoxin produces the protein MATNVELDETLMKEAVSLGQRKSKRAAIQDALREYVQRRKQIKVTRLFGTIEYNKSYD